A stretch of Triticum aestivum cultivar Chinese Spring chromosome 1D, IWGSC CS RefSeq v2.1, whole genome shotgun sequence DNA encodes these proteins:
- the LOC123183363 gene encoding cytokinin riboside 5'-monophosphate phosphoribohydrolase LOG isoform X2 produces MSITAAAVAVGPPAFAIGAAPAAEMEMKPALAPPEPSRGVGGIGEDSDGVRVAAEGRASRFRRICVYCGSAKGRKASYQDAAVNLGKEMVERGIDLVYGGGSIGLMGLVSHAVHAGGRHVIGIIPRSLMPREVTGDPVGEVRAVSGMHERKAEMARFADAFIALPGGYGTLEELLEVITWAQLGIHKKPVGLLNVDGFYDPLLSFIDVAVNEGFITQEARQIIISAPTAKELVMKLEDYVPEYEVGLVWEDQGQKPSNSLVPEPLETPAITSS; encoded by the exons ATGAGCATCACGGCGGCGGCTGTGGCCGTGGGCCCGCCCGCGTTCGCCATCGGGGCCGCGCCGGCCGCGGAGATGGAGATGAAGCCGGCGCTGGcgccgccggagccgagccgcgGCGTGGGCGGCATCGGGGAGGACAGCGACGGCGTCcgggtggcggcggaggggcgggcgTCGCGGTTCCGGCGGATCTGCGTCTACTGCGGCAGCGCCAAGGGGCGCAAGGCCAGCTACCAGGACGCCGCCGTCAACCTCGGCAAGGAGATG gtgGAGAGGGGCATAGACCTGGTCTACGGGGGCGGCTCCATCGGCCTCATGGGCCTCGTCTCCCACGCCGTCCACGCCGGCGGCCGCCATGTCATCGG GATCATCCCAAGATCACTCATGCCCAGAGAG GTAACCGGGGATCCTGTAGGGGAAGTTAGAGCTGTTTCTGGCATGCACGAGAGGAAGGCCGAAATGGCTCGGTTTGCTGATGCTTTTATTGCCTTACCAG GCGGCTATGGAACCTTGGAGGAGTTGCTTGAAGTGATCACGTGGGCACAACTAGGAATACATAAGAAGCCG GTCGGTCTGCTGAACGTCGATGGATTCTATGACCCACTGCTGTCGTTCATCGACGTGGCCGTCAACGAAGGCTTCATCACCCAGGAGGCGAGGCAGATCATTATCTCGGCCCCAACAGCCAAGGAGCTAGTCATGAAGCTGGAG GACTATGTCCCAGAGTACGAGGTCGGCCTGGTGTGGGAAGACCAGGGCCAGAAACCAAGCAACAGCCTGGTCCCGGAGCCGCTGGAGACCCCCGCAATCACCTCCTCCTGA
- the LOC123183363 gene encoding cytokinin riboside 5'-monophosphate phosphoribohydrolase LOG isoform X1, which produces MSITAAAVAVGPPAFAIGAAPAAEMEMKPALAPPEPSRGVGGIGEDSDGVRVAAEGRASRFRRICVYCGSAKGRKASYQDAAVNLGKEMVERGIDLVYGGGSIGLMGLVSHAVHAGGRHVIGIIPRSLMPREVTGDPVGEVRAVSGMHERKAEMARFADAFIALPGTNSIAHSNSSTSEKMWNKSCIFCAVEFDNSVNLTGGYGTLEELLEVITWAQLGIHKKPVGLLNVDGFYDPLLSFIDVAVNEGFITQEARQIIISAPTAKELVMKLEDYVPEYEVGLVWEDQGQKPSNSLVPEPLETPAITSS; this is translated from the exons ATGAGCATCACGGCGGCGGCTGTGGCCGTGGGCCCGCCCGCGTTCGCCATCGGGGCCGCGCCGGCCGCGGAGATGGAGATGAAGCCGGCGCTGGcgccgccggagccgagccgcgGCGTGGGCGGCATCGGGGAGGACAGCGACGGCGTCcgggtggcggcggaggggcgggcgTCGCGGTTCCGGCGGATCTGCGTCTACTGCGGCAGCGCCAAGGGGCGCAAGGCCAGCTACCAGGACGCCGCCGTCAACCTCGGCAAGGAGATG gtgGAGAGGGGCATAGACCTGGTCTACGGGGGCGGCTCCATCGGCCTCATGGGCCTCGTCTCCCACGCCGTCCACGCCGGCGGCCGCCATGTCATCGG GATCATCCCAAGATCACTCATGCCCAGAGAG GTAACCGGGGATCCTGTAGGGGAAGTTAGAGCTGTTTCTGGCATGCACGAGAGGAAGGCCGAAATGGCTCGGTTTGCTGATGCTTTTATTGCCTTACCAGGTACAAATTCAATAGCCCACTCCAATTCTTCTACAAGTGAGAAAATGTGGAATAAATCATGCATATTTTGTGCTGTAGAGTTTGACAATTCAGTTAATTTGACAGGCGGCTATGGAACCTTGGAGGAGTTGCTTGAAGTGATCACGTGGGCACAACTAGGAATACATAAGAAGCCG GTCGGTCTGCTGAACGTCGATGGATTCTATGACCCACTGCTGTCGTTCATCGACGTGGCCGTCAACGAAGGCTTCATCACCCAGGAGGCGAGGCAGATCATTATCTCGGCCCCAACAGCCAAGGAGCTAGTCATGAAGCTGGAG GACTATGTCCCAGAGTACGAGGTCGGCCTGGTGTGGGAAGACCAGGGCCAGAAACCAAGCAACAGCCTGGTCCCGGAGCCGCTGGAGACCCCCGCAATCACCTCCTCCTGA